The genomic interval TGCTCCCAAAGCAAGGCTGCGTCACTGGGCAGTCTGCGCGCCATCCATGCAGGCCGGTCTGCTGGTCTGACAAGGCTGCACGTTGGGTAGGCAGGGTTGCGTGGCGCCACACCGACCGATCATGATCATTCCCGTGTGGGCGCCCCGGGCACCACATCGGTCCTACGAAACATGGAGAAGCTATGGCGACCGGCATCGTGAAGTGGTTCAACGACGCGAAGGGGTTCGGTTTCATCACCCCGGACGAGGGGGGCGAGGACCTCTACGCCCACTTCTCCGCGATCAACATGCCAGGCTTCAAGTCCTTGAAGGAAGGGCAGCTGGTGTCATTCGACATTGTGAACGGCCCGAAGGGGAAGCAGGCATCCAACATCCAGTCCGCCTGACTCTCCAGCGGTCCGGCCTGCTTGGTAATGAGGTGTACGCCCGCTTCCCCCTGGCTCACGAAGGATCTGTCCGCTGGCGTCCGTGAGCTGTAAGCGAACGCCGAGGCGTGCCTGCTGAGCATCATGCTCGGCAGCTCGCCACGATCGGCTGAGCAACGGCAACGTCAAAATTCGTCGCTATGCGCCTTTGACCTCAGTAGGGAACGAAGGCAGCCCAGGTCACCGCGTGCAGCACGGTTCACTTGTTGGCCTGCCACAGTTGCCGACCGAGGTCGTTCACGAAACCGCGGACAGAGCCAATTCCAAAGAGCCCTATCAGCGTGTAGGCCCCGCCGCGTATCCCCCGTCGCAGCGGGGTCTTCTCGTGCACGAGGGTTACGTTCCGGCCAGCGGCAAGCGTAATCTCAGCCACCCGGCAGAGGCCCTCCCCGCATCGGACCAACTGCCGTGGCAGCACGCCGCGCCTCTCCCGAAGATCCGCGTGCCGATTCGAGGCCCCGCCCGTCCCCACCCCCTCCGGCGGGGCCTCTTCGCGCCTGACCACCAGCTACGCAAGGCGCGTCACCTGCATGTAGGAGCCGATAGCCAGACGCGCTGCTGTTGCGTTTGAGACGTTCTGGGCCCACGACAGCGCGAGCGTTCCGGCGGTGGTCGTGGTGATGATGCCGCTTTCTACCGCATGAGCCAGGTTCGTGGCGTGGTTGCGGGTGCCGTACACGACTGTCGTGGTGGGCGCGTGGACGCCACTACGCATGGACAAGTTGTCGGCGTTGGCTTCCGTCGCGGTGCTGCCCGGACCGAGGACGCTGCGGTTGCCTGTCGCTCCCGTCGGCACTACCCAAGCCGTCTTGAACGCGGCTGCGGACAAGGCGGCGTAGTGCAAATGGAACTCCACCAGGTATCGAGCGTTCGCCTGGAGCTGCACCGTCAGGTGTGGGTCGGCAACCAGTGCCACTGAAGATGCCCGGTCGGTGTTGGTGGGCTTGTAGATGGGGACCGGCACGTTCATGCCAGTCACCGGTCCGGCTGCAGCTACCCCGCCGGCGGCTGACACGTGCCCGGCCGCAGAGACTGCGAAGCGGTCCTCTCCCCCGACGGCAAAGCGGGCGAGCGCCCCGGTGTGGGTGGTCCTGGCGGCCACCAACAGAGCAGTGAACGCCGAAGCGGGCGGCTCGATAAGTACCCGTCCCTCGTCAAGGAAGAAGAGACCGGGGTCTATCTGGAAGAGGGTGGGAGGCCCGGCAGCTTCCGTGTCCACGATGCCTGTCACGACCCGTGCCGGCTCAAGTGCGAGATAGCCGCCCTTGCTGACCGTAGTGTCGCTCTCACGCACGCGCAGGGCAACCCACCTGTTAGCCGCTCCGTCGGCGCCCATGCGATTGGCCCATCGCCAGTCGGAGACCTCTCCGTCGGAGAAGGGACCGCTGGAGACAACCAGTCCTGGCCGGTTGTCGTTGCCCATGGCGTTCACGCTTCCAGCGGTGGCGCCTGCGCTGTTGAGGAAGTCGAGAACGGGCAGTTGCTGCGTGGGGTCGACGAGGATGGCGTAGCCGCTGGCAGCTGTCGCCTTGACGGTTCCGTTCTGGATGTCGACGGTGCTGCCTTGCTCGTTGTAACTGTGAAGGCTGCCGCCCGTGATGACCTTTCCGGTGATCGCATCTGCTGCGAGGGCGTCCGCAGTGACGCTGCCCGCGACGAGGTTGTCCGGCCCGACAGCGCCGGTTCGCACCGCTTCGATCTGCACGGCGTCCACCTCCATGACGGCAAGGGAAGCTGCCGCCTGGGAGGTGTAGTTCAGCCAGAGATACGGGACGACATAGCGCACATCCGCATGCAGTCTGCCCGGCGTTCTCAGATCGGGGTTGGTGCCAGCGTCACCGTTCTCACCCAAGGCAGCCCTGCCCTGGACGTAGCCGACGTAGGTCGTCCAACCGTCGGCTACCGGAAGGGGCGCGTAGGAGGCTGCCGGGTAGCAGTGCGAGATAGGCGAATCCTCACCGTTCCGATTCACCAGGCGGATGCCGTCGGATGCGATGCCAAGGACGCCGACGTACACGCTGTCCGGGCCGGT from Streptomyces spiramyceticus carries:
- a CDS encoding cold-shock protein, which encodes MATGIVKWFNDAKGFGFITPDEGGEDLYAHFSAINMPGFKSLKEGQLVSFDIVNGPKGKQASNIQSA